Sequence from the Rhizobium etli CFN 42 genome:
CCTGTCACCAGAGCTATCTTCCTTTAAGGTCGATCTGCATATTCTGGTCCTGAGAGGTTGGACCTCTATTAGAGGTTACTCATGCCGCCGTCGATGACGAGCTCGCTGCCGACGATAAAGGACGCCTCGTCCGATGCAAAGAACACCACGGTCTTCGCCACTTCTGACACGTCACCAAAACGGCCGGCCGGGATCTGGTTCTGCACACCTTCGGCCATAGCCTTCATATCGGCTTCCGACATGCCGAGCTTTCCGTACAGCGGGGTTGCGATCGGGCCCGGGCTAATGGCGTTGACGCGGATGCCGCGCCCCACCAGTTCACCCGACAGCGTTTTCGCCAGTGTTAGAAGCGCGCCCTTTGTCAGCGAATAGACGCTGGAGTTCGGCATGCCGATGTGCGCGTTGATCGACGTGTTCAGCACGATCGAGGCACCCTTTGAAAGGACAGGCAGGAGAGCTTGGATCAGGAAATAGGGGCCTTTCACGTTCGTCGCAAACGACTTGTCGAAATCGTCCTCCGACCAGCTCTCAACTGGGCCGAATTGAGCGACGCCAGCGTTTACAAATAGGACGTCGAGCTGACCGAAAGCTTCCTTCACCTGGTTTACCACGTCTTTCTGGGCGGCAACGTCGCCTGCGTCTGACTGGATGACGATCACGTTCTCGCCAAGTTCCTTGCGCGCCTTCTCAACACTGGCCGCGCTGCTGCCTGTCACAGCGACCCGAGCGCCTTCGGCGACGAATTGGCGTGCGGTTTCAAGCCCGATGCCGCTGGTGCCGCCGGTAATGAGGGCGGTCTTGTTTGCAAGTCTGGACATCATAACTTCCTTTGCTTTTGTTGAGGCGGCCTCGATGCCGGGGTTGATGACAATCATGTACTGCAGAAGCTCTGTTCGAATTAGTAGGCACAAAGCATTTCTGTTGTTCGGCGATGCCGAACGCTGCAGGCATGACAGGAACTTGAGTCAACCCGGCTCAAGTAGAGAGCCAATGACTGACCATTGCTGCTTTATCGATTATGGAGAACACCTCGGCAATCTTGCCCTTCCTCAGATGTAAATAGCGTCCTCGTGGAAGACGACGCGCCTGCGGTTGACAGCAAGGCCTGGAAACTCATTGAAAGGCGTGCAGTCAAATCGGATTCGGGACGCTAGATGACGTTCGTTGGCTACGACGAAGGTCCGCCGCTATTCTCGATCGAGGGCGGCGGCACGATGAGGCGCGGGCGGAGGATGTCGCCGACCTCATCGTTTTCCTCGCATTGATGCGCGCTGGACGACCGGCCAGAAGATCGATGCAACAGGTGGTGCCCGGATCTAATCGAGTCCAAGGCACCGCTATGGGTCCGGCCGTTCGCATTAGGCGTGGGCGGGCTCCTGACGGATGCCGGTAACACCAGCCAGGAATGCGCTCGCCGAGCTTGTCCTGGCGTTCTCCCGCGCCTCCAACCGCGAGTCTGCTTCGCGGAGATTGGATGAGGTGCTTAATTCCGGGCCTCCGGGAACATGTCCGGCAGGCAGGTCACGCTCCTCGCGTCTTCTGACCGGCACCCCCGGTAGGGCGAGCTGGTGCGGAACCTCCGCACCAGCTTCCGATCACGTTCGGAATTAATTTTCTTTCGCGCGATAGGTACCCGGAAGGATGAAAATCTCGTCCGCGCGCCCGTATCCGCCGTCCTTTACTTCCTCGATCAGCACCATTGTGTGTGGCCGTGCCGCCTCCGAGAAATACTCCACCAGCATGTCGGTGGCTCTGTGCACGATTTCTTCCTTCTGGGAGCGGCTGAGCGCGCCTTCAGGGGTCTTTATGTTAACGAATGGCATAGGACTCTCCTTTCTTGGGGGTTCTGCTTCAGATCATGCCGCCATTGGCGCGTAGCACCTGACCGTTCACCCAGCCGCCTTCCGGACCGGCAAGGAAGGAAACGACCGAGGCAATGTCGTCCGGTTGGCCTAGGCGCCCCAGCGGAATGGTGCCGACAATTCGCTGGACCAGTTCGTCGGGCTTGCCGGACATGAACAGTTCTGTCTCGACGGGACCGGGCGCGACCGCATTGACGGTTATGCCGCGCCGGCCGAGTTCCTTCGAGGCGACGTGCGTGATCGCCTCGACGGCCGCTTTGCTTGCGGCATAGACACCGTAACTCGGCCCGTAAGCGCCGACGACGCTGGAAGAGAAATTGATGATGCGCCCACCATCGCGGAGCCGACGGGCTGCTTCGCGCACGGCGCGGAATGTCCCTGTGAGGTTTATGGCGATCTGCTGCTCGAAACTCGCGTCGTCCGAATCGGCAATCGGAGCCAGTTTTATGATCCCGGCATTGTTGACCAGGATGTCGGTCCCGCCGAAGCGCTCTTCGGCCGCGGTGAACAGATCGGCAGCCGCGGCCGGACCGCTTATGTCAACCTGCACCGCGAGAGCCTTTCCGCCGGCCAATTCAATGTCTGCGACGACCGCATCAGCCGCCTGAAGGCTGCTTGCGTAATTCACCACGACGGCGACGCCGTCTTGCGCCAGCCGGAGCGCAATGGCTCGGCCGATGCCTTTCGATGCGCCGGTGACGATAGCGACGCGCTGTCCTTTGATGGTCATGTCACCTTTCTCCTATTTTACGGACAGGAGGTATTGCCGGCGACCCAGAAGAACAATCCGACAACATTTGACAACATAATTCGGCTATGGTGAATAAAGACATGGATCGGCTTGACCGCATGCAGCTCTTTATCCGGATCGTCGAGCGGCGTAGCTTCGCCGCCGCGGCGTCCGACCTTGGGCTTGCACGTTCCACGGCCACTGAAGCGATCAAGCAGTTGGAAGACGATCTCGGCGTTCGCCTTCTCGAGCGAACCACCCGCCATGTCGCGCCGACACTGGACGGCGCTGCCTTCTACAGGCGATGTGTTGCGATCCTGGCGGAGGTGGACGAGGCGGAAAACGTCTTCCGTGACATGCAACCGCGCGGCCTGCTGCGCGTCGACGCCCATCCCTTGCTGACACGCACATTCCTGTTGCCGCGGCTCAATGAATTCCTCGATCGTTATCCTCTGCTGGACCTGCAGATCGGGCAGGGCGACCGGCTGGTCGATCTCGTCAGGGAGGGTATCGACTGCGTCATCCGCGCCGGAGAGATTGCTGATAGCGGCCTGATCATGCGTCGCCTCGGGATGATTGCTGAAATCACCTGTGCCAGCCCAGCCTATATAGCGAGGCACGGAGTGCCACGCTCACCCGACGCGATGGAGGGGCATCGCGCCGTTGGCTTCATATCGTCCCGCACCGGGCAGGTCATGCCGCTCGAGTTCACGGTCGGTAGCACTGTACGCTCGGTAACCTTGCCGTGCCGGCTAACGGTCAACAACTCCGACACAATGTCCGATCTCGCCCGCCTCGGCTTCGGCCTCATTCAAGCGCCGCGTTACCGCCTCCAGCGGGACCTAGACGAAGGGACGCTGGTCGAGGTTCTTGCCGACTTTCTTCCACCGCCGACACCGCTTACCGCGCTCTACCCGCAGAACCGCCAGCTTTCACCGCGGGTGCGCGTCTTTCTCGACTGGATCGTCGAATTGTTCTCCGAAGCTGATTTCTGACGTTCAGCTACCTCCGCGCAGCTGCCAAGCGGCTCGCAACTAGCTCTTGCCGAGGCCTCAAGCATTCTCGTGAACAGCGCCTCCACTCCGCGCGAACATCCGCTGATCTGATTACGGACTCTCCCGCGGCGATTTCCAGATCCTGCTTTGTCGAGCGGCGCTAGGGCTTTGCTCACAGCTTGAACCCTACGCGGCGCAATAATTGGTGTGACTGATGAAAAGCCGGATGGCCGCCCGACAAACAGGAGACACGTGCTGGGTAGCAAATAATCGCCGGGCGGCACTAATATCATAGGGCCAGTTACTTCGGTTTCTAGTTGACTTCTCCTATTGTACGAAAACGTACAACACGTTACTTTACATCCAGAAACATAACTCGAAATGAGTGCAGTACTACTTATTGCTCCATAATAGAACATCGCGCAAAATAGTTGTAAGCGCCTCGGTGCGCAATGCTTACAAAATAACCCCCTCACCCTAACCCCGCCGGTGCGGGGTTTTTTCGTCCGGCATCGTACGGGAACCATAAACTGACAATCAGGTTAGCTCACTGGATCGCGGGAGAAAGCAATTATCTTTTTGTTCGCAAAGGCTTCCTCTTAGTGATCCATCGACCCCGGATGTTGGGTCGTGCGGAGGTAAGTTTCCCGGTCTGCTCCCAAAGCGACGCTCCGCGCGGCCCGACGCCTTTTGTGTAGGCCAAACACAAGTCGTGATATCCTGTCGTGTTGAAGCATCGCGCTCGCGCCCTACGGTTATCATCGGGAGCAACGGCGTTATGATCCTGTCTACTGTATTCCAAACTCAAAGCGTGCTGAACGATGACGAGGTTGCTCTTTGCCAAAGGGTCTTTGACCACGTCAGCTCGGCGCGGCAGATCGTGACCACGGCCGATCGGGAAGAACTGGCAATGCGAGTAATCCAGTCGTTCCAGCATGGAGTGAAAGACGAGGATTCTTTAGTTCGGCTCCTGATCTGATCGACCCTCGCGTCTTATAGCCCGTTGTGTTTGGACGGTTCCACGCTTAAATTAGTTAATGGTAATGAAGATCCATCGCTTGGTATCATGAGAGCTTGTATCCCGTCGCAACGGAGAGGCTCGATGTTACAAAAAGTCCCGCCGATGTTCCGCAATGAATTGCTGAACTCGTTTTCAGACGAAATGCGATGGCTGGAGGCCGATCTTCAACCGGTCAAGCTCGACGTCGGAGATATCCTTGTTGAGCCTGATGCTCCCATTCAGCATGTCCACTTCATCGAGCGCGGGATCGTCGCCGCGGTTACGACAACACAAGGCGGCCGAAGCCTCGAAGTCTTCAGTGTGGGCCGGGAAGGCATGACCGGTGTCTCTGTTCTCCTGGGGGCCGACAGAACGTCATGGCGGAGCTTTGTTCAAGAAGCAGGTTCTGCCATCCGCATTCCTACATGGGCTATTCGGGAGGCGGCGGAGCGTAGCCCTTCACTGCGCGAGAGGCTTCTCCGATACGCTCACTCGGTGATGGTGCAATTGGCGGAGACAGCACTTGCCTTGGGCCACTACTCTTTAAACCAACGTTTGGCCCGCCTCATCCTGATGAGCCATGACCGTGCCGGAAGCGACGAACTTCTTATGACGCACGAGTTCGTGGCTATGATGCTTGGAGTCCGGCGCGCTGGAGTTTCCACGGCGTTGGCCTTTCTTGAAGGCGAAGGCATGATCAGGTCGACGCGCGGCAAAGTCAGCATCCGTAATCGTAGCAAACTCGTCGCCATGGCAGGTGGGAGCTACAACCGCTTCGGGACCGCCTCGACCAACTTCTATGAGGCTGCGCGCACAGTGCCGACAAAAAACGCTTTTCAGGCGGGAACAAATCAGCAGCACTAATAGTAATTTGGTCAGCCGCGCGGAGCTTGAATGGCAGCCAACTCTTCATGATGCCTCCGCCCGGCTCGTCGCAAGTCCCCAACTTGAGCCCCCCTCCGCGGGGCTCTCCTTTTTTGGTTGCGTCTTCTTTCCTGGTGGCTTTGTCATGCTGGCAGTGCATCAGAGTGGATCTGAAGAGTCGACTCCTTCAGTTGAGTGATCGCAAGGGATTACTCACGCGATGCCGGTGCGACGAGACTCAAATCGATGGTGCTAGGACTTGGTCTCTCTAGGGACGTTGTGAAAACGGCAAGCAAACCGTTTTGCTGCGAGACGGACCGAGGCAATATTGCTGCCGCGCCGGGATTACCCGACCTGTTCTACAGCGAGGGTGCCCGCGGAAAGCGGCCTGATCAGCGACTTCGCAGAAACCGATGGATCGAGCCAGTCGGCCCAGGAGCCGCGTTCCAGGATAACAATCTGCCGATCGTGGTAGGGCGCGATGTCTGGACCCGGTTCCATCGTCAGCATGGTGAAGGCCTGACCGACGTCCGGCGTGTCGCGCCAGATGCCGGCAATGCAGAAGATCGGCTCGTCCTTTTTGGTGAACAGCCACTTGTCCTTGCGCTTCTTTTTCGGGTCCTTCGGATCGGTGAACTCATAAAAGCCATCGGAAATGATCAGACAGCGATTGGAGGTGAACTCCCGTCCTTCCGAGCGGAAATTATAGACCGGCCGCTTGTTCGGTCCCGGCCAGCTCCAGCGCCGCTGCACGAGCTCTCCCTCGTCACGGGTTCCGTCGATCGGTCTGACTATCGGGCCTATATCGGTAATCTTGATGTCCTCGCGCGCTTCGAGGTTCGGCGCGCCTTCGCCGAAGCGGATCTTGATCTTGATGTCGGCGAAATCCTCGACAACCGAGGAGACATCCACCATCAGCCGATAGTCATTGCACATCGCTCTTCCCTTCGAGGGGGGTCCCATTACCGCACCACCCAGGCGCTGCAGGTGCAATATATGCCCGGATTGAATGTGTTCCAGCAGGACGAGGAGTTCCTCGGCTTGCCTTGTTGGCAGGCGGAGCGCGACCGGCCTTTTGATAAGTAAAGTTTGCCGCGCGACGATGGCGGCGCCATCTAGAACGTGTCGCATGACCATCTGAAGTTCGGTCTCACCGGCGCGCATGCACGGAGTTTAGCAGTTCAGCGAACCGAACAGGATTATCCATCAGCCTTGTCTAATGTGCTCGTTCCTGATATGTTCCATCCATAATGAACGCGACCGCTTTCCAGTCCGATGCCCCGCTCGACGAGCGCCGTGTCATCATCAGGCGCCATGACGGCGATGTGGAGATGGTGGAGCTGCCATGGGGGCTGCGACCCCGCGACGGCGGCCCGCGCGCCGTTAACGTCGTCCGATCGGAAGGGCGGACATTCCCGAGCTACCGCTGCCTGGTGCCGGCTTCGGAGTTTCGCCACAAGAGCTTCAGCTTTTCACTCGCCAACGGCGACTGGTTCTATTTCGCGGGAATCTGGCGCCCGGCGACTGAGGATTGGCCGGAGGCCTATGCCATCCTGACCATCGAGGCGAATGCCGACATCGCGCCTATTCACGATCGGCAGATGGCGGTGCTGACACGCGACCAGCGCATAGACTGGCTCAATGGAGTTGTCCCCGAAGAGGAAATCCTGCGGCCGCTGCCGGCGGGCACCTTCCGGGTCAAGCGCCGCGCCTGCGAGCCTGCCCAGCCGATGCTCGCGATCTAAAGCGCCAACCGCAGTTGCGGTTCCGTTCCGGCGGCGCGCCTTTCGAGCGACGACAGCGAGACGCCAAGCAGGCGAATGCCCTTTCGGGGCGGAAAGATCGGCGCCAGCAGCAGGCCCACGATCTCCTCCAGATCGGCGATCGCGGCCAGAGGAATGGGAACGGTCTTGCTGCGGGTGATCTGGTTGAAATCGGCATATTTGACCTTGAGCATCACCGTCTTGGCGCCGATCCCATTGGCCTCGCAATAACCCCACACCTTTTCGATCAGCGGCTGAAGCGCCTCGCGGGCCGGCTCGTAAGCGTGGAGGTCCTGCGAGAAGGTATCTTCGGCGCCGACGGATTTGCGCACCCGGTTCGGCTTGACCTGGCGCTCATCGATGCCGCGGGCAATGCCGTAAAAATAGGGACCGGACTTCCCGAAATGCTCGACCAGGAATTCGAGCGTCTTTCCCTTGAGGTCGGCGCCGGTATCGATTCCAAGCCGGTGCATCTTTTCCGCCGTCGCCGGGCCGACGCCATGGAATTTCTTGACGGGAAGGGCCTCGACGAAAGCCGGCCCATTGCGCGGCGTAATGACCGCTTGGCCGTTGGGCTTGTTGAGATCGCTCGCCATCTTGGCGAGGAACTTGTTGTAGGAGATGCCGGCCGAGGCGTTGAGGCCGGTGATCGCTTTGATCCTAGCGCGGATCTCCAGCGCAATTTCGGTGGCGATTTCCATGCCTTTGAGATTGTGCGTGACATCGAGATAGGCCTCATCGAGTGACAACGGCTCGATCATTGGCGTGTATTCGGCGAAGATTTCGCGGATCTGCTGCGACACCGCCTTGTAGATATCGAAGCGCGGTGGCACGAAGATGAGGTCGGGGCACTTCCGTTTCGCGGTGACCGACGGCATCGCAGAGTGCACGCCGAATTTGCGCGCCTCATAGCTCGCCGCCGCCACCACGCCGCGGGCGGCTGATCCACCGACGGCAATCGGCTTGCCGCGTAATTCCGGATTATCGCGCTGCTCAACCGACGCGTAATAGGCATCCATATCTATATGGATGATCTTGCGCGGCCGCTCGAGACCTTCATCATTTGTCATGACTGGCTTCCATCAGGACCATCTGTGTCCCCCAGACATGGGAAGCGCGCGCCGCATTTGTCCGGCGTTTGCATGCGCTCGCAGCCCATGGCCATCCGCCGGCGGAGTACCGCGAAGCTCACATCGGCGCCAAACGCTTTCACCAACAACTTGCGCTCGATCGCGCCATGGCGGTCACATCGCCGACAGCTGAATTCGATAACCGGCTCACGATAATCCTTCAGTCTCACATCACTCGACAGGTCTGGTCGGGCCATGTGAAAAAATTCCCAATTTAGCCATCGAATTGAATCCGTTTATGGAATCCGTCAGGTCCACGCCCCGCTCAACTTGAACGCGTCCGGCGCGCATTGACTCGTTTTTGCTTTGAGAACAAATAAAGAACATATCGCATTTTCGCAAGTCAAGACGGGTTGCCGTAAGGAGATCATGACCACATCAGTCGCCACTTCGAATGCCGTTCTCGACGAGTTGCGCGAGAAAATCGCCAGCCTGGAAGGAGCGGGCTCGCGCCGTCGCAGTGTGCTTCCGTTTGGGGTTGGCGAGATCGATGCGCAGCTGCCCGGAGGTGGCCTGGCCTTTGGTGCCCTGCACGAAGTCGCCGGCGGCGGGAACGATGCGATCGACGGCGCGGCCGCGGCGCTCTTCATCGGCGGCATCGCGGCCCGGACCACCGGCAAGGTGGTCTGGTGCCTCACCCGCTTCGATCTGTTCTTTCCAGCACTTGCCCAGGTGGGACTTCACCCCGATCGCGTCATCTTCGTCGAATGCGACAAGGAAGAGACGGTGCTCGCAAGCTTCGAAGAGGCGTTGCGGTATGGCGGCCTCGGCGCCGTCGTCGCCGAACTGGTGCGCCTGCCGATGACGGCTTCGCGCCGGCTGCAGCTTGCGGCGGAAAAGTCGGGCACGTTAGGCCTGGTGATCCGCCGATGGCGGCGCCAGACGGAAGCCTCCGATTTCGGCATGCCGACGGCAGCTGTAACCCGTTGGCGGATCTCGGTGCTGCCGTCCGAGCCGCTCCCCGTGCCGGGCGTCGGCCGCGCGCGCTGGCTGGCAGAACTGATGCGGGTCAGGGCAGGCGAGGGAGGAGAATTCATTATCGGAGCATGTGATGGCAAGGGTCGTATCTGTCTTTCTTCCGACACTGCCGACCGACCGGATCAGGCGCGCCGATCCTTCGCTATCTCCTGACACGCCGCTGGTGGTGATCGCCAGGAGCGGGTCGAAGCGATGGGTGGCGGCGGCCGACGGGGCAGCGCACAAACGGGGCTTGCGCGTCGGCATGCCGGCTGCCAAGGCGCAGGCGCTGGTCCAGGGATTGACGATGATCGATGCCGATCCGATGGCTGACAGCGCGACACTTGAACGGCTGACGCTCTGGGCCTTGTCGCAATATTCACCCGTTGTCGCCATGGATCCCCCTGATGGCATCGTCATGGATACCGAAGGCGCCGATCACCTGCAGGGCGGCGAGGACCTGATGCTCTCCGGTCTCGTCAACCGCTTCCGTGCCCGGGGTCTCGCGGCGCGCGCGGCGATCGCCGACACCTGGGGTGCCGCGCATGCGCTCGCCCGGTCTAAGGATCGCGAGACGGTCATCATCCCCCGCGGCGACACCGCCAAAGCGGTCAATCGTTTGCCGCTATCCTCGCTGCGGTTGCCGGCCGAGATCGTCGGGAGCCTCAGAACCCTCGGCTTCGCCACCGTTGGCGATCTGGCAGTGACGCCGCGGGCGCCACTGACGCTGCGTTTCGGGCCCGAGGTCGGGCGCCACCTCGACCAGATGTTCGGCCGGCTCGCCGAGCCCATCGATCCCATC
This genomic interval carries:
- a CDS encoding SDR family oxidoreductase, with amino-acid sequence MSRLANKTALITGGTSGIGLETARQFVAEGARVAVTGSSAASVEKARKELGENVIVIQSDAGDVAAQKDVVNQVKEAFGQLDVLFVNAGVAQFGPVESWSEDDFDKSFATNVKGPYFLIQALLPVLSKGASIVLNTSINAHIGMPNSSVYSLTKGALLTLAKTLSGELVGRGIRVNAISPGPIATPLYGKLGMSEADMKAMAEGVQNQIPAGRFGDVSEVAKTVVFFASDEASFIVGSELVIDGGMSNL
- the dinB gene encoding DNA polymerase IV; this translates as MTNDEGLERPRKIIHIDMDAYYASVEQRDNPELRGKPIAVGGSAARGVVAAASYEARKFGVHSAMPSVTAKRKCPDLIFVPPRFDIYKAVSQQIREIFAEYTPMIEPLSLDEAYLDVTHNLKGMEIATEIALEIRARIKAITGLNASAGISYNKFLAKMASDLNKPNGQAVITPRNGPAFVEALPVKKFHGVGPATAEKMHRLGIDTGADLKGKTLEFLVEHFGKSGPYFYGIARGIDERQVKPNRVRKSVGAEDTFSQDLHAYEPAREALQPLIEKVWGYCEANGIGAKTVMLKVKYADFNQITRSKTVPIPLAAIADLEEIVGLLLAPIFPPRKGIRLLGVSLSSLERRAAGTEPQLRLAL
- a CDS encoding SOS response-associated peptidase family protein, coding for MCNDYRLMVDVSSVVEDFADIKIKIRFGEGAPNLEAREDIKITDIGPIVRPIDGTRDEGELVQRRWSWPGPNKRPVYNFRSEGREFTSNRCLIISDGFYEFTDPKDPKKKRKDKWLFTKKDEPIFCIAGIWRDTPDVGQAFTMLTMEPGPDIAPYHDRQIVILERGSWADWLDPSVSAKSLIRPLSAGTLAVEQVG
- a CDS encoding SDR family oxidoreductase gives rise to the protein MTIKGQRVAIVTGASKGIGRAIALRLAQDGVAVVVNYASSLQAADAVVADIELAGGKALAVQVDISGPAAAADLFTAAEERFGGTDILVNNAGIIKLAPIADSDDASFEQQIAINLTGTFRAVREAARRLRDGGRIINFSSSVVGAYGPSYGVYAASKAAVEAITHVASKELGRRGITVNAVAPGPVETELFMSGKPDELVQRIVGTIPLGRLGQPDDIASVVSFLAGPEGGWVNGQVLRANGGMI
- a CDS encoding ImuA family protein, giving the protein MTTSVATSNAVLDELREKIASLEGAGSRRRSVLPFGVGEIDAQLPGGGLAFGALHEVAGGGNDAIDGAAAALFIGGIAARTTGKVVWCLTRFDLFFPALAQVGLHPDRVIFVECDKEETVLASFEEALRYGGLGAVVAELVRLPMTASRRLQLAAEKSGTLGLVIRRWRRQTEASDFGMPTAAVTRWRISVLPSEPLPVPGVGRARWLAELMRVRAGEGGEFIIGACDGKGRICLSSDTADRPDQARRSFAIS
- a CDS encoding SOS response-associated peptidase family protein, encoding MMNATAFQSDAPLDERRVIIRRHDGDVEMVELPWGLRPRDGGPRAVNVVRSEGRTFPSYRCLVPASEFRHKSFSFSLANGDWFYFAGIWRPATEDWPEAYAILTIEANADIAPIHDRQMAVLTRDQRIDWLNGVVPEEEILRPLPAGTFRVKRRACEPAQPMLAI
- a CDS encoding tautomerase family protein gives rise to the protein MPFVNIKTPEGALSRSQKEEIVHRATDMLVEYFSEAARPHTMVLIEEVKDGGYGRADEIFILPGTYRAKEN
- a CDS encoding LysR family transcriptional regulator, which codes for MDRLDRMQLFIRIVERRSFAAAASDLGLARSTATEAIKQLEDDLGVRLLERTTRHVAPTLDGAAFYRRCVAILAEVDEAENVFRDMQPRGLLRVDAHPLLTRTFLLPRLNEFLDRYPLLDLQIGQGDRLVDLVREGIDCVIRAGEIADSGLIMRRLGMIAEITCASPAYIARHGVPRSPDAMEGHRAVGFISSRTGQVMPLEFTVGSTVRSVTLPCRLTVNNSDTMSDLARLGFGLIQAPRYRLQRDLDEGTLVEVLADFLPPPTPLTALYPQNRQLSPRVRVFLDWIVELFSEADF
- a CDS encoding Crp/Fnr family transcriptional regulator codes for the protein MLQKVPPMFRNELLNSFSDEMRWLEADLQPVKLDVGDILVEPDAPIQHVHFIERGIVAAVTTTQGGRSLEVFSVGREGMTGVSVLLGADRTSWRSFVQEAGSAIRIPTWAIREAAERSPSLRERLLRYAHSVMVQLAETALALGHYSLNQRLARLILMSHDRAGSDELLMTHEFVAMMLGVRRAGVSTALAFLEGEGMIRSTRGKVSIRNRSKLVAMAGGSYNRFGTASTNFYEAARTVPTKNAFQAGTNQQH